From Aspergillus fumigatus Af293 chromosome 3, whole genome shotgun sequence, a single genomic window includes:
- a CDS encoding acid phosphatase DET1, whose translation MIILIRHAQSEGNKNREIHQTIPDHRVQLTPEGHRQAREAGSKLRALLRPDDTIHFFTSPYRRTRETTEGILESLTSDSPSPSPFPRHTIKVYEEPRLREQDFGNFQPCSAEMERMWLERADYGHFFYRIPNGESAADAYDRISGFNESLWRLFGEDDFASVCVLVTHGLMTRVFLMKWYHWSVEYFEDLRNINHCEFVIMKLNPDNGKYVLQNKLRTWSELRKEKENERQRERTSKDLGSATSLTPASTPVVIRRKWGGCPDGCNHGLHRKWSLRSSRTTGGDPTRVGSETQSSTRSNVDQQYITAPEPALGDCSSDIRPTGQTIAPSDDPSKRDVEATSQPTILPTGLDANTDRNIQTSKRPSPHPRAASSPNPIPRRPNLAKFHRDSEDHLLHPPRSNYALHNLGGRDGGSSLSGENSVTPSEDEREDAGFSGDRLDQHKPNSSHDFTDDGDDESHNKQVQRPKRTRSHHKHSHNHTHHSSSANPSNSKRGEIDVDTNRSQDTTYTPAELPSQQDSHNEHAHDDNNHGEDAEDDADAELEAERQHDQSIRGSVY comes from the exons ATGATCATTTTGATCCGCCATGCGCAGTCAGAAGGAAACAAAAATCGGGAAATCCACCAAACGATCCCTGATCATCGGGTCCAGCTCACACCCGAAGGACATCGACAAGCAAGGGAGGCAGGTAGCAAGCTGCGCGCTCTTCTACGGCCCGATGACACGATACACTTCTTTACCTCACCCTACCGTCGGACTCGGGAGACTACAGAAGGGATCCTCGAGTCTTTGACCTCCGATTCTCCGTCCCCGTCGCCATTTCCCAGGCATACTATCAAAGTATATGAAGAGCCACGGTTGCGAGAGCAGGACTTTGGCAATTTTCAGCCGTGCTCTGCGGAGATGGAACGGATGTGGTTGGAAAGGGCGGACTATGGACATTTTTTCTATCGAATCCCGAATGGTGAATCTGCTGCGGATGCCTATGACCGAATCAGCGGCTTCAACGAGTCGCTTTGGCGACTGTTCGGGGAGGATGATTTTGCCAGTGTCTGCGTACTGGTAACCCATGGACTCATGACGAGGGTCTTCTTGATGAAATGGTATCACTGGAGTGTTGAATATTTTGAAGATCTACGCAACATCAATCACTGCGAGTTCGTTATCATGAAACTTAACCCCGACAATGGGAAATATGTCCTTCAGAACAAGCTGCGTACGTGGTCCGAGctgaggaaagagaaggaaaacgAGAGACAACGGGAGCGAACGAGCAAAGACCTCGGTTCAGCTACTTCTCTCACCCCTGCCTCCACTCCTGTCGTAATCAGACGCAAATGGGGCGGATGCCCCGACGGCTGTAACCACGGCCTCCACAGAAAATGGTCCTTACGGTCTTCACGGACGACTGGAGGTGACCCCACGCGTGTTGGGAGTGAGACGCAATCGTCCACGAGAAGTAAT GTCGACCAGCAGTACATCACGGCCCCTGAGCCAGCACTAGGAGACTGTTCCTCAGACATTAGACCGACGGGCCAGACTATTGCCCCCTCTGACGATCCGTCGAAACGGGACGTTGAAGCTACTTCGCAACCCACCATCCTTCCTACGGGCCTTGATGCCAACACGGACCGTAATATTCAAACATCCAAAAGGCCCAGCCCTCATCCGAGGGCTGCTTCGAGCCCAAACCCGATACCCAGACGGCCCAACCTAGCCAAGTTTCACCGCGACAGTGAggatcatctcctccacccacCAAGGTCAAACTACGCTCTCCACAACCTCGGCGGCCGCGACGGCGGCAGTTCCCTGAGTGGCGAAAACAGCGTCACCCCGTCCGAGGACGAGCGCGAGGACGCAGGTTTCTCCGGCGACCGACTCGACCAACACAAGCCGAACTCGTCGCATGATTTcaccgacgacggcgacgacgaAAGCCACAACAAGCAGGTCCAACGGCCGAAACGGACGCGCTCACACCATAAGCACAGCCATAACCACACTCACCACTCGAGCTCGGCGAATCCCAGCAACTCCAAAAGGGGAGAAATAGACGTTGACACGAACCGGTCGCAAGACACTACGTACACCCCTGCCGAATTACCCTCCCAACAAGACAGCCATAACGAACACGCGCACGACGACAATAACCACGGCGAAGATGCCGAAGATGACGCCGACGCCGAACTCGAGGCCGAACGACAGCATGACCAGAGCATCCGAGGGAGTGTCTACTGA
- a CDS encoding Dor1-like family protein: MTDYLYDLLAPHFSPADATSTPLAPDHDTTTAQYLNRLSTLSLEALETSEPQSLAQSSHSTLLSLQALSNRSHKAFITSAGNLSQLRISIPQLTCNTQNLRDAIPKLDEEAVQFSTKYSRAAENPSLERRKKVMQLARNVDRLADILELPSLLSTAVSSAATSSVAAGGTSFSTTYSSALDLYAHIKRLQTLYADSPLVKEVASQAEDAMKEMTTNLIAGLRTQNLRLAAAMRMVGWLRRVAPELEGFHSDGGTGTGEGALGALFLVCRLANLVSTLEALDPLRELADQETQRRTQNTDQKEGTSNSSWSHGHQTEKFLKRYIEIFREQSFAIVSLYKNIFTPDQAESESVIAGLRGIDSRVKTNLSQPTRPDDPLQCLPPALATFPMHLVQLLTDTLRTYLPNVQDKSSRESLLTQVLYCAASLGRLGGDFSMILTEMSAAYEWEEVTRKHRALAGRLDQLTGTASRVTPRVTSPLH, from the coding sequence ATGACTGACTATCTTTACGACTTGTTAGCTCCTcatttctctccagcagatGCTACCTCAACACCGTTGGCTCCAGATCACGACACAACAACGGCTCAGTACTTAAACCGACTCTCAACGCTGTCCCTGGAGGCTTTAGAAACATCAGAACCGCAATCTCTGGCGCAATCATCGCATTCTACCCTCCTGTCTCTCCAGGCCTTATCGAATCGCTCGCACAAGGCCTTCATCACTTCTGCCGGTAACCTCTCTCAGCTCCGTATCTCGATTCCCCAATTGACCTGCAACACACAAAATCTACGAGATGCAATCCCCAAACTTGACGAAGAGGCGGTCCAATTTTCTACCAAGTATAGCCGAGCCGCAGAGAACCCGTCGCTGGAGCGGCGAAAGAAGGTGATGCAGCTGGCGAGGAATGTCGATCGACTTGCCGACATTCTGGAACTTCCCTCTCTTCTATCGACTGCTGTCTCATCGGCAGCAACAAGCTCTGTTGCCGCGGGCGGCACCTCGTTTTCTACAACCTACTCATCTGCTTTGGATTTATACGCCCACATCAAGCGATTACAGACATTGTACGCTGATTCTCCCCTTGTCAAGGAGGTCGCCTCTCAGGCCGAGGAtgcgatgaaggagatgacaaCGAATCTGATAGCAGGTCTCCGTACACAGAACCTTCGGTTGGCAGCGGCTATGAGAATGGTAGGCTGGTTACGTCGAGTGGCTCCAGAATTGGAGGGCTTCCACAGTGACGGCGGAACCGGCACCGGGGAAGGCGCGCTAGGTGCGTTGTTTCTGGTTTGCAGATTGGCAAATTTGGTTTCGACACTAGAGGCATTGGATCCCTTACGGGAACTAGCAGACCAGGAGACCCAGCGCAGAACCCAGAATACAgaccagaaggaagggaCGTCGAACTCGTCCTGGTCTCACGGCCACCAGACAGAAAAATTCTTGAAACGGTACATTGAGATCTTTAGGGAGCAGAGCTTTGCAATTGTTTCCTTGTATAAGAACATCTTCACCCCGGACCAAGCCGAGTCAGAGTCAGTTATTGCAGGATTGCGAGGGATTGATTCCCGTGTTAAAACGAACTTGTCACAGCCAACTCGCCCGGATGATCCCTTACAGTGCCTTCCACCAGCTTTGGCAACCTTTCCTATgcatctcgtccagctgcTGACTGACACATTACGCACCTATCTACCGAATGTCCAAGATAAGAGCTCGCGCGAAAGTCTCCTGACTCAAGTGTTATACTGCGCTGCTAGTTTGGGAAGACTGGGAGGGGACTTCAGCATGATCCTGACGGAGATGAGTGCCGCCTATGAGTGGGAAGAGGTTACACGGAAGCACCGAGCCTTGGCAGGGCGGTTGGATCAACTCACGGGAACTGCCTCCAGAGTGACCCCGCGGGTGACTTCTCCCCTTCACTGA
- a CDS encoding ELL-associated factor, which produces MAASALFPSGGLIDPTKDYPIILGEQLAGGDSKPQSRLINIQYNYKTKSASSQQRTHITRSTQCPDLYTLTITDKAPNADNSVITYSYIGSVDPEHATSESRERNLVLVFDPDRKVFVLESIATQLNFNLRSAPNKTEKQVTEQYAQLRTLHDDDQGSGDDGAVETAADTDDGPADASNPYDYRHFLPKENADDDKSVSDGAISAHLNASKSNTPLMTATAKPTPSPQARFKPQTNPLRRQAGPSNPSRNQMKAVPKTNLEPSAQVEREEPQEEEIEEIPAGGTKSSPSDTGTELVSSFKAAPSPGSNIIIDGDLIIDMGSPPPSRPAYRVNPAHFSSNNTPGNEEDDDEEEEEEEEEEEEMEALRLPSPVGHGGASSERVETAPPTQEEIEDDDDALAAEMEAAFEEEARKQEYQPPSLQYHVPSEDESEVSEEE; this is translated from the coding sequence ATGGCCGCCTCGGCTCTGTTTCCCTCGGGTGGATTAATTGATCCCACCAAAGACTACCCTATCATCTTGGGTGAACAATTGGCCGGAGGAGATTCGAAACCGCAGTCGAGATTAATCAACATTCAGTATAATTATAAAACGAAGTCCGCATCCTCGCAGCAGCGCACCCATATCACCCGATCTACGCAATGTCCGGACCTGTATACCCTCACGATCACAGACAAGGCACCGAATGCCGATAATAGTGTTATAACATACTCTTACATAGGCAGCGTGGACCCAGAACATGCTACGTCGGAGTCCCGCGAGCGGAATCTTGTATTGGTCTTCGATCCGGACCGTAAGGTCTTTGTTCTAGAGTCGATTGCGACGCAGTTGAATTTCAATCTTCGGTCGGCACCTAATAAGACCGAAAAGCAAGTGACAGAGCAGTATGCGCAGCTGCGAACATtgcatgatgatgatcagggTTCTGGTGACGACGGAGCAGTTGAAACGGCCGCTGACACCGACGACGGTCCCGCTGATGCCAGCAATCCCTACGACTACCGTCACTTCCTGCCAAAAGAAAACGCTGACGATGACAAGTCTGTTTCAGATGGTGCAATATCAGCTCATCTCAATGCCAGTAAATCTAATACCCCTCTGATGACCGCGACTGCCAAACCTACTCCAAGTCCCCAAGCTCGATTTAAGCCTCAGACCAATCCTCTCCGTCGGCAAGCAGGCCCGAGCAACCCTTCTAGAAACCAAATGAAAGCTGTTCCCAAGACGAATCTGGAGCCTTCAGCGCAAGTTGAGCGGGAGGAGCCtcaggaggaagagataGAGGAGATCCCGGCTGGCGGAACGAAATCATCCCCTTCGGACACTGGAACCGAATTGGTATCGTCCTTCAAGGCGGCTCCGTCACCAGGCTCTAATATCATAATTGATGGAGATCTGATCATCGACATGGGATCGCcccctccatctcgtccCGCTTACAGGGTTAATCCAGCACACTTCTCGTCCAACAATACCCCAGgaaacgaggaagatgacgatgaggaggaggaggaggaggaggaagaagaagaagaaatggaAGCTCTCCGGCTACCATCTCCTGTCGGTCACGGTGGTGCTTCGTCTGAGAGGGTGGAAACAGCACCCCCAACACAGGAGGaaattgaagatgatgacgatgcaCTAGCGGCTGAAATGGAGGCTGCTtttgaggaagaagcgaggAAGCAGGAGTACCAGCCACCCTCTCTGCAGTACCACGTTCCCAGTGAAGATGAGAGTGAGGTTAGCGAGGAGGAATGA
- a CDS encoding AGC family serine/threonine-protein kinase codes for MHDDLSVGDVFAPQADMSQPCNYALLGNNPDTRFCMSGGSPSRKQVPVTKDVNEVDPFPAHNLNIEALSGRPDRRKKKKKCQTSEAPRAISTVRGFTPLASGDEDSDFSTTSAKARPSSRAAAYAESDGNSPMVQPAGCGVSALKLQLDSLSLSGSGSAQAAQSDLCSETPSNASVCSDSDQTEVLTSYEVPLEHDFVSSDAAAEETSASLPGAQDVRTQLCRKMTTTDFEPLLCLGKGSFGTVLLVRHALTGKLYAQKQFRKASLTVHKKLVEQTKTERAILESVNRHPFVVKLFYAFQDHEKLYLILEYAQGGELFHHLAMERMFDEDAAAFYMAEMVLALEHLHQNVGVIYRDLKPENCLLDRDGHLLLTDFGLSKIAVNDDDRCNSSLGTIEYMAPEVIQGKPYGKACDWWSLGALGYDLLTGSPPFKANNNAKLQEKIVKQKLTLPYFLGPDAKDLLTRLLRKEPSKRLGYHMPKDLQTIKNHRFFRKIDWKALERREVAPPILPVVTDPALAENFSADFTTLPLSPVVTSNGFDDYYSLRQRPSQRAMSTSPDGMSCDNDPFGGFSFVASSSLLDNNGVGITTQCYR; via the coding sequence ATGCATGATGATCTTTCCGTGGGAGATGTCTTTGCACCCCAGGCGGACATGTCGCAACCTTGCAACTATGCCCTGCTCGGCAATAATCCTGATACTCGCTTTTGCATGAGTGGTGGCAGTCCTAGTCGCAAGCAAGTTCCGGTCACCAAGGATGTCAATGAAGTTGATCCTTTTCCAGCACACAATCTCAACATTGAGGCCTTGTCCGGCAGACCAGACCGTcgcaaaaagaagaagaaatgtCAGACAAGTGAAGCTCCCCGGGCCATATCCACCGTTCGCGGATTTACTCCACTTGCCTCTGGCGACGAAGACTCGGATTTCTCGACCACAAGCGCTAAGGCTCGTCCTTCGTCACGAGCAGCCGCTTATGCAGAGAGCGATGGAAATAGTCCCATGGTCCAGCCTGCTGGATGTGGCGTGAGCGCTCTGAAGCTTCAACTCGATTCGCTCAGTCTGTCCGGCAGCGGTAGCGCTCAGGCTGCGCAGAGTGACCTGTGCTCTGAAACTCCGAGCAATGCAAGCGTTTGCTCGGACAGCGATCAGACAGAGGTCCTGACTAGTTACGAAGTACCCCTGGAACATGATTTCGTCAGCTCCGATGCCGCAGCGGAAGAAACGTCTGCGAGTCTTCCTGGTGCGCAGGATGTCCGCACTCAGCTATGCCGCAAGATGACAACCACAGACTTTGAGCCGTTACTCTGCCTGGGCAAGGGCTCCTTTGGAACCGTACTGCTTGTACGTCATGCGCTCACTGGGAAGTTGTATGCTCAGAAGCAGTTCCGTAAGGCATCGCTCACCGTTCACAAGAAACTTGTGGAGCAGACCAAGACTGAGCGCGCCATTTTGGAAAGTGTGAACCGTCATCCATTTGTGGTGAAACTGTTCTACGCGTTTCAGGATCACGAAAAGCTGTACCTCATCCTGGAATATGCCCAGGGTGGTGAGCTGTTCCACCACTTGGCCATGGAACGCATGTTCGacgaagatgctgccgcATTCTACATGGCTGAAATGGTTCTCGCTCTCGAACATCTGCACCAGAATGTGGGTGTGATCTATCGCGACCTGAAGCCGGAGAACTGTCTCCTGGACCGCGATGGCCATCTGCTCCTGACCGACTTCGGCCTCAGCAAGATCGCAGTCAACGATGACGATCGCTGCAACTCGTCCCTGGGCACCATTGAGTACATGGCTCCCGAAGTCATTCAAGGCAAACCGTACGGCAAAGCCTGCGACTGGTGGTCACTTGGCGCACTCGGCTACGATCTACTTACCGGCTCCCCGCCCTTCAAGGCCAACAACAACGCCAAGCTGCAGGAAAAAATCgtcaagcagaagctcaCGCTGCCCTACTTCCTTGGTCCGGATGCCAAAGACCTTCTCACCCGCCTGTTGCGCAAGGAACCCTCCAAGCGACTCGGCTACCACATGCCCAAGGACCTGCAGACCATCAAGAACCATCGCTTCTTCCGCAAGATTGACTGGAAAGCGCTCGAGCGTCGCGAGGTTGCTCCCCCTATCCTCCCTGTGGTCACGGACCCGGCTCTGGCGGAGAACTTCTCTGCTGACTTTACCACCCTTCCGCTGAGTCCGGTCGTCACCAGCAACGGCTTTGACGATTATTACTCTCTTCGCCAACGCCCCAGCCAACGCGCAATGTCAACAAGTCCGGATGGGATGAGTTGCGACAATGACCCGTTCGGTGGATTCAGCTTTGTGGCTTCCAGCAGCTTACTTGACAACAATGGAGTTGGCATCACGACCCAATGTTACCGATAA
- a CDS encoding dihydroneopterin aldolase family protein, whose translation MAEQRVNVHIPSHPAVLDSVQLRNIQLPLPVAPDPWHRDGKPQPCTASLKLSYSSAIAAAAADDVSLSLDYGKLYRRLEEDIRNMGKHSLSPSQRMVSADGSRRDEMMRTEIGQDVRLTAGIVANCGLGLLDETAAGIRRMSHVHCHPGSRRGSASAEIQAPLAGLSLASPPIDSVYGQCEVWLQLPKALLRAEEGLKYRSVTVWGYRQGDESTALDGERCPVVLEEEFRIDGIRCHCILGVNSHERVEKQAVIISLEFKGPGQLAWGSTVVDTYQEMTRRVAEQVEETAFQTVEALATFVARIVTVQFANERVTVRVEKPSALSFVERSGIEITRSQAFFEKSDLEGGRV comes from the exons ATGGCCGAGCAACGGGTTAACGTCCATATCCCCTCCCACCCAGCCGTCCTGGACAGTGTTCAACTTCGCAACATTCAACTCCCCTTGCCCGTTGCACCAGACCCGTGGCATCGCGACGGAAAGCCACAACCGTGCACTGCATCACTGAAACTATCTTACTCATCCGCCATCGCGGCCGCAGCCGCCGATGAcgtctctctctccctcGACTACGGCAAGCTCTACCGCCGcctggaagaagacatcCGCAACATGGGAAAACATAGCCTCTCCCCGAGTCAGCGGATGGTCAGCGCAGACGGAAGCCGGAGGGACGAGATGATGCGCACAGAGATCGGGCAGGATGTAAGGCTGACTGCGGGTATTGTCGCGAACTGCGGCCTGGGGCTACTCGATGAGACGGCTGCCGGGATTCGGAGAATGTCGCATGTTCATTGCCATCCAGGCTCGAGGAGAGGGAGTGCGTCGGCGGAGATACAGGCGCCGCTCGCGGGGCTGTCGTTGGCGAGTCCGCCCATTGATAGTGTGTATGGGCAGTGCGAGGTCTGGTTGCAGTTGCCCAAGGCGCTGCTGCGTGCGGAGGAAGGCTTGAAGTATCGGAGCGTTACTGTCTGGGGGTATCGGCAGGGTGATGAGAGTACAGCGCTTGACGGGGAACGTTGCCCTGTTGTTCTAGAGGAGGAGTTCCGAATTGATGGTATCAGGTGCCATTGTATCCTTGGAGTGAATTCCCATGAGAGGGTTGAGAAACAGGCTGTTATCATCTCATTGGAGTTCAAGGGCCCTGGGCAATTGGCTTGGGGCTCGACGGTTGTTGATACTTATCAGGAGATGACGAGAAGGGTTGCTGAG CAAGTGGAAGAGACTGCATTCCAGACCGTGGAGGCACTGGCTACCTTCGTTGCGCGCATAGTCACCGTGCAGTTTGCCAACGAACGAGTCACAGTGAGGGTCGAGAAACCCAGCGCCCTGTCGTTTGTGGAGAGATCTGGAATAGAAATCACCCGCTCCCAGGCATTCTTCGAGAAATCAGAtctggaaggaggaagggtATAG
- a CDS encoding electron-transferring-flavoprotein dehydrogenase, producing the protein MASKGAVLPLLRRELQTNRTQLNRAASSFSTVATTVRSRRAVSARHSARHTALFSQRQLLGQTRAFSQSLSTRLADEHDQFDPRQVERESDEVDVCIVGGGPAGLAAAIRLKQLANEAGNEEFRVILLEKAGELGAHILSGNVLQPTAMNELLPDWLSEENPSRFEGATPAREDKMRFLTKNLSFPIPAPPQMNNHGNYIVSLNELTKWLGERAEELGVEIYPGFAASELVYNSDGSVLGVATNDLGVGRDGKAKDNFERGMEFHARVTLLAEGCHGSLTKQVIKKYDLRRDSQPQTYGIGLKEVWEIQPEKFKSGEIVHSMGYPLPSDTYGGAWMYHFGENLVSIGLVVGLDYPNPWLSPYGEFQKLKHHPLFREVLEGGKCISYGARALNEGGFQSIPKCAFPGGALIGDTAGFLNVPKIKGTHSAMKSGMLAAEATFNALQNDNNGTVFLFDYEDALRKSSIWKELYEVRNMRPSFKSPLGLYGGILYSGLEAFLFRGKTPWTLKHHGTDAASTKPASECEKIEYPKPDGVISFDILTSVSRTGTNHEEDQPVHLQVADWDKHTDVAWPKYRGIENRFCPAGVYEYVEDPSKQHGVRFQINAQKISIGKHPRAEKALNTSRHKLIPTVLFFFFHFHHLQLFLCRLKRIVSNLSSADFRRSTLRVKTSFPLGDILFLLTGSPSWVMFLDMQSTNSLGLLRSPLAYEVEICVPLFANSHLAACHENFRDPDW; encoded by the exons ATGGCATCAAAAGGAGCGGTCTTGCCTCTCTTGAGGCGCGAGCTGCAAACCAATCGCACACAACTGAATAGAGCCGCTTCATCCTTTTCGACTGTTGCCACGACTGTTCGGAGCAGGAGAGCAGTGTCCGCTAGGCATTCGGCTCGCCACACCGCGCTATTCTCTCAGAGACAATTACTCGGTCAAACTCGGGCATTTTCACAGTCGCTATCGACAAGGCTTGCAGACGAGCATGATCAGTTCGATCCCCGTCAAGTAGAAAGGGAGTCGGATGAGGTGGATGTGTGCATTGTTGGTGGCG GTCCTGCCGGTCTCGCAGCAGCTATCCGACTAAAACAGCTAGCAAACGAGGCTGGAAACGAGGAGTTTCGTGTGATTTTGCTGGAAAAAGCGGGAGAGCTGGGCGCGCATATACTTTCAGGCAATGTTCTTCAACCAACTGCAATGAATGAGCTTCTGCCCGATTGGTTGTCTGAGGAGAATCCGTCGCGATTTGAGGGTGCAACACCAGCGCGGGAGGACAAGATGCGCTTTTTGACCAAGAACTTGTCGTTCCCGATCCCCGCCCCACCCCAAATGAACAACCATGGCAACTACATTGTCAGTCTGAACGAGCTGACGAAGTGGTTGGGTGAGCGAGCTGAGGAGTTGGGTGTCGAGATTTACCCTGGATTTGCTGCTAGCGAGTTAGTCTACAATTCGGATGGCTCCGTCCTCGGCGTTGCGACGAACGACCTTGGTGTTGGACGGGacggcaaggccaaggacaaTTTTGAGCGAGGTATGGAGTTCCACGCTCGTGTAACTCTCCTAGCCGAGGGCTGCCATGGTAGTTTAACGAAGCAGGTAATCAAGAAGTACGACCTCAGACGTGATAGTCAACCCCAGACTTATGGTATCGGGTTGAAGGAGGTGTGGGAGATTCAACCGGAAAAGTTCAAGTCGGGAGAGATCGTGCATTCTATGGGATACCCACTTCCTTCGGACACCTACGGTGGTGCCTGGATGTACCATTTTGGAGAGAATCTGGTCAGCATTGGGCTGGTCGTCGGCTTGGACTATCCCAACCCGTGGCTTTCACCTTACGGAGAgttccagaagctcaaacaCCATCCCCTGTTCAGGGAGGTCTTGGAGGGCGGTAAATGTATCTCCTATGGTGCTAGGGCCCTCAACGAGGGTGGCTTCCAGTCGATTCCTAAATGTGCTTTTCCAGGAGGCGCTCTCATCGGTGACACTGCTGGCTTCCTGAATGTTCCCAAAATCAAGGGCACTCATTCGGCTATGAAATCGGGCATGTTGGCTGCGGAGGCTACTTTCAATGCTTTGCAGAATGACAACAATGGTACTGTCTTCCTTTTCGACTACGAGGATGCTCTTCGAAAGTCCTCGATCTGGAAGGAGCTGTACGAAGTGCGCAATATGCGGCCCTCGTTCAAATCCCCGCTCGGACTTTACGGCGGTATCCTCTACTCTGGCTTAGAAGCCTTCCTGTTCCGCGGCAAAACACCCTGGACACTCAAGCACCACGGTACAGATGCAGCATCCACCAAACCGGCATCTGAATGTGAAAAGATCGAATACCCCAAACCTGACGGCGTGATCAGCTTCGATATCCTGACCAGCGTGAGCCGAACGGGAACGAACCACGAGGAGGACCAGCCTGTCCATTTGCAGGTCGCTGATTGGGACAAGCATACGGACGTCGCTTGGCCCAAGTACCGGGGCATTGAAAACAGATTTTGTCCTGCTGGAGTCTATGAGTACGTCGAGGATCCAAGCAAGCAGCACGGCGTTCGCTTCCAAATTAATGCCCAAAA GATATCAATTGGCAAACACCCCAGGGCGGAGAAGGCCCTAAATACTTCAAGACATAAGCTCATACCCACTgtacttttttttttctttcattttcatcatcttcaactgTTTCTATGTCGTTTGAAAAGGATAGTTTCGAATTTATCCTCCGCAGACTTCCGTCGATCAACTCTACGGGTTAAAACATCCTTTCCTCTGGGTGACATCTTGTTTCTACTGACAGGTTCTCCCTCTTGGGTGAT GTTTCTCGATATGCAAAGTACCAATAGTCTCggattactccgtagtccaCTGGCATACGAAGTAGAAATTTGCGTACCTCTCTTTGCAAATTCTCACTTAGCAGCATGCCATGAGAACTTCCGAGACCCAGACTGGTAG
- the tbp gene encoding TBP family protein: protein MESLTTHPSTAQQARAFTSPASLSFPGGAGDLTPPSSEKEGNITIGAQGANGTVNGHQQGGNAVNGNGVTPATPAATPGANAPGSGIVPTLQNIVATVNLDCRLDLKTIALHARNAEYNPKRFAAVIMRIREPKTTALIFASGKMVVTGAKSEDDSKLASRKYARIIQKLGFNAKFTDFKIQNIVGSCDIKFPIRLEGLASRHHNFSSYEPELFPGLIYRMMKPKIVLLIFVSGKIVLTGAKVREEIYQAFELIYPVLSDFRKV from the exons ATGGAATCCCTCACGACCCATCCTTCTACCGCGCAGCAGGCCCGGGCCTTCACTTCCCCCGCTTCTCTGTCCTTTCCCGGTGGTGCCGGTGATTTGACACCTCCGTCTtctgaaaaagaaggaaacaTAACGATTGGCGCTCAGGGTGCGAATGGAACTGTGAACGGCCATCAGCAGGGAGGAAATGCCGTCAATGGCAATGGGGTGACGCCCGCTACTCCCGCTGCAACTCCTGGTGCCAATGCTCCGGGGAGTGGTATCGTGCCCACCTTGCA AAACATTGTTGCTACTGTCAACCTTGACTGCCGCTTGGACCTCAAGACTATCGCGCTTCATGCGCGAAATGCAGAGTACAACCCAAAG CGTTTCGCGGCCGTGATCATGCGTATCCGGGAACCCAAAACTACCGCGCTGATATTTGCCTCGGGCAAGATGGTCGTCACTGGTGCGAAGTCTGAAGACGATTCCAAGCTCGCATCCAGAAAGTACGCGCGTATTATCCAGAAACTGGGCTTCAATGCCAAGTTCACCGACTTCAAGATCCAGAACATCGTCGGCTCTTGTGACATCAAGTTCCCTATCCGCCTGGAGGGTCTGGCTAGTCGCCATCATAACTTCAGTTCTTATGAACCTGAGCTTTTCCCTGGACTTATCTATCGTATGATGAAGCCAAAGATCGTCCTCTTGATCTTCGTCAGTGGAAAGATTGTTTTGACCGGCGCCAAAGTGCGTGAAGAGATTTATCAGGCGTTCGAATTGATCTATCCTGTGCTTTCTG ATTTCCGCAAGGTCTGA